In a genomic window of Aptenodytes patagonicus chromosome 24, bAptPat1.pri.cur, whole genome shotgun sequence:
- the EGR3 gene encoding LOW QUALITY PROTEIN: early growth response protein 3 (The sequence of the model RefSeq protein was modified relative to this genomic sequence to represent the inferred CDS: inserted 1 base in 1 codon), translating into MTGKLLEKLPGTMNTLMNQLPDNLYPEEIPNSLNIFSSSNDSVAHYNQMAADNVMDIGLANEKAGQELSSYSGTFQPAPGNKTVTYLGKFAFDSPSNWCQDNIISLMSAGILGVPPSSGALTSTQSSAGSMGPPQGEVDQMYPALPPYSSCSDLYPEPVSFHDPQSNPGLTYSPQDYQAAKPALDSNLFPXIPDYNLYHHPNDMGTITEHKPFQSLDPIRVNPPPITPLETIKAFKDKQIHPGFGGLPQPPLTLKPIRPRKYPNRPSKTPLHERPHACPAEGCDRRFSRSDELTRHLRIHTGHKPFQCRICMRSFSRSDHLTTHIRTHTGEKPFACEFCGRKFARSDERKRHAKIHLKQKEKKAEKGSAGQPPAAPPAAAAAAATSPPVALAPAVTTCA; encoded by the exons ATGACAGGCAAACTACTGGAGAAGCTGCCGGGGACCATGAACACTTTGATGAACCAATTGCCTGACAATCTGTACCCAGAGGAGATCCCCAACTCTTTGAatatcttctccagcagcaacGACTCGGTGGCTCACTACAACCAGATGGCTGCAG ATAATGTTATGGACATTGGCTTAGCGAACGAAAAGGCCGGCCAGGAACTGTCCTCCTATTCGGGGACTTTTCAACCCGCCCCGGGCAACAAGACTGTCACCTACCTGGGGAAATTCGCTTTCGACTCGCCCTCCAACTGGTGCCAGGACAACATCATCAGCCTGATGAGCGCGGGCATCCTGGGGGTGCCGCCATCCTCGGGCGCGCTCACCAGCACGCAGAGCTCGGCGGGCAGCATGGGGCCGCCGCAGGGCGAGGTGGACCAGATGTACCCCGCGCTGCCGCCCTACTCCTCCTGCAGTGACCTCTACCCGGAGCCCGTCTCCTTCCACGACCCCCAGAGCAACCCCGGCCTCACCTACTCCCCCCAGGATTACCAGGCGGCCAAGCCCGCCTTGGACAGCAACCTCTTCC TGATCCCAGACTATAACCTCTACCACCACCCCAACGACATGGGCACCATCACGGAGCACAAACCCTTCCAGAGCTTGGACCCCATCCGCGTCAACCCGCCCCCCATCACCCCGCTGGAGACCATCAAGGCCTTCAAGGACAAGCAGATCCACCCGGGTTTCGGGGGGCTGCCGCAGCCGCCCCTCACGCTCAAGCCCATCCGACCCCGCAAGTATCCCAACCGGCCCAGCAAGACGCCGCTCCACGAGCGGCCCCACGCCTGCCCCGCCGAGGGTTGCGACCGTCGCTTCTCCCGTTCCGACGAGCTCACCCGCCACCTCCGCATCCACACAGGCCACAAGCCCTTCCAGTGCCGCATCTGCATGCGGAGCTTCAGCCGCAGCGACCACCTCACCACCCACATTCGCACCCACACTGGCGAGAAACCCTTCGCCTGCGAGTTCTGCGGCCGCAAGTTTGCCCGCTCCGACGAGCGCAAGCGGCACGCCAAGATCCACCTCaagcagaaggagaagaaggcCGAGAAGGGCTCggccgggcagccccccgccgcgcctcccgccgccgccgccgccgccgccacctcgCCCCCCGTCGCCCTCGCCCCCGCCGTCACCACGTGCGCTTGA